The following are encoded together in the Argopecten irradians isolate NY chromosome 5, Ai_NY, whole genome shotgun sequence genome:
- the LOC138323285 gene encoding uncharacterized protein: protein MFFTGVSRSCWKVLRHPSNLQSLRLNQCIRSYHMASQNELRNGQGDWIVDLRSDTITKPPPGMRQAMANAEVGDDVFREDPTVNELQNRCANLFGKEAALFVPSGTMGNLISIMTHCQGRGLETIIGDTSHIFKYEQGGIAQFAGVMSALVHNKPDGTFDLEEFRSKIRPLDDPHQPHTRLVCLENTHNCCGGKVLPISFMKEVYSIAKENNLLVHVDGARILNAASVLNVPVSDILKYADSVNMCFSKGLAAPVGSIIAGTRPFIETALRLRKALGGGLRQSGILAAAALYSLDHIAPRLGEDHVNAETLVKGMMSVDQNVVSVNTEDVHTNILMIPIVSQSVTSEMVINRLEQVTDSEVEELDGRIILKGMAWGPKLVRFVVHNDISTADIEKGVQKFQFVLKELSSL, encoded by the exons ATGTTTTTCACAGGC GTGTCCAGGAGCTGCTGGAAGGTGTTAAGGCATCCATCAAATCTTCAGTCATTGAGACTAAATCAGTGTATACGTAGTTATCACATGGCTAGTCAAAATGAGCTCCGTAACGGCCAGGGAGACTGGATTGTGGACTTACGTAGTGACACTATCACTAAACCTCCCCCTGGTATGAGGCAAGCCATGGCCAATGCTGAGGTAGGGGACGATGTATTCAGAGAGGATCCTACAGTCAACG AATTGCAGAATAGATGTGCCAATCTCTTTGGTAAGGAGGCAGCCCTATTTGTGCCTTCTGGAACAATGGGAAATCTGATTTCAA TAATGACACATTGCCAAGGAAGAGGTTTGGAAACTATCATTGGTGACACCagtcatatatttaaatatgaacAGGGAGGAATAGCACAG TTTGCTGGCGTGATGTCAGCTCTAGTACACAACAAACCTGACGGCACCTTTGATCTGGAGGAATTCAGAAGTAAGATACGACCTCTAGATGATCCTCATCAGCCACATACCAGACTTGTATGTCTGGAGAATACACACAACTGTTGTGGAGGCAAAGTTCTACCGATCAGCTTCATGAAGGAG GTGTACTCAATAGCCAAGGAGAATAATTTGCTAGTTCACGTAGATGGGGCGAGGATTCTTAATGCAGCATCAGTTTTAAATGTACCTGTGTCGGACATCTTGAAATATGCTGATTCTGTCAATATGTGTTTCTCCAAG GGTTTGGCTGCTCCTGTAGGCTCCATCATAGCGGGGACAAGGCCCTTCATAGAAAC TGCCCTAAGGTTACGGAAGGCCCTTGGGGGCGGTCTTCGCCAGTCTGGAATCCTGGCTGCTGCAGCACTGTATTCATTGGATCATATCGCCCCACGCCTGGGAGAGGACCATGTTAATGCAGAAACATTAGTTAAAG GGATGATGTCTGTGGATCAAAACGTGGTCTCTGTTAACACAGAAGATGTACACACCAACATCTTAATGATACCCATCGTGTCTCAGAGTGTTACCTCAGAGATGGTCATCAACAGACTAGAACAG GTCACAGACTCTGAAGTAGAGGAATTAGATGGTCGAATTATCCTCAAAGGGATGGCTTGGGGACCAAAACTGGTGCGGTTTGTAGTCCATAATGATATCTCCACAGCTGATATAGAGAAGGGTGTTCAGAAATTCCAGTTTGTCCTTAAAGAATTGTCATCTTTATAA